The genome window acaagaagaggaggagaaggtgaAGAAGAGGCAAAAgttttggatgatgatggatAGTCCTGACCTTTCTTTAGGCCCCTCTCAGTTTGTAATCCCAGGGAGCACCGATAGTTTATCTTCAGGATCAGAAAGCAATCCTTCTAAGAAGAGAAAGTACTGTTTGGATCAATTCAAAAGAGAACCCATGATTCAGACTAGTATTGAACTTCAACTCAAAGATCCCTTGCCTTCCGATTGGGAGCAATGCCTTGATCTTGaagtaactctctctctctctctctctctctctctctctctctcacacacacacacacacacacacacatacacgcacacacacacagaagTGATCAGTTTTCATGGTACTACCATATTTGCTGTAAATGTCTAGTTTCATGTTGGCTGTTTTACCTAGTGATCACTGATGAGTTAATGGGGAAGATTCTTATATGGTACATAAATCTTTTAGGTGGTATTTCCTTATATTTTGTTCACCTTATGGTATTCTATATTGGGTCTATTCTTGCAGTCTGGGAGAATGTATTATTTGAATAGAAGCACTTTAAAGAAGAGCTGGAACTGGCCCAAAGAACAGAAGCTGGATTTAGAACTCAACATCTCATCACTCTCAAGttcagaagagaagagaagctcTGAGATACTAGGGGGCTCGAAGAAGAGCAGTTCCTCATCCAGTAACATGGTAGCTGTGGCTTGTTTGAAGTGCCATCTCCTTGTTATGCTTTCTAGGTCTTCTCCATCTTGTCCCAACTGCAAATATGTTCACTCTCTCCCAAACCAGCAGAACCCACCGCCCAAAGTCACAACCATCAACTCCTTCGACACTTTAATTCTGCTAAACTGATCATCTGGTCACAAGAACGATAACCATGTGTAGATGTTGAAAGGGTGAAGACAGTAGATATCAAATTCTAAAATCAATAGCCAAGAATGAATGTGCTCTTTTTTTTATATCCCGGTCTTTAGAAACCATgtgttttgtttggttttggtgCTAAATTTAAAGGAGTGCACGGACGTGTACGTACAAAGCCAAACACTTTAGCCCTTTATCCTGTAAGGGTCGAAATGACATTACGCACCTTCCCCCTCTCCCCATTGGACCGCTGAAGCAATGGCCATATATGTACAATTATTAAATGGAGGGTATAAAAAGATTTCAAAATTAGTTTTAAAGTGACTTGTCATTAGGTCATTATAAAAAGTCGCATATTTCCCACCTTtgacattgccatcaacaaaaaAGCAGCCCAATCAAAAAGGGTCTTTGAGAAGTTTGACGCTTTGATAGAACAAAGGATTCTGAATGGAATGATTTTCAATACCGATTCATTAGTAAAAAGCCTTCTCCCACTTCTGCATTGTCGGAACAAGTTTATGTAAGAGTGGATGATCACAAAGTCCTTGTAACTTTGGAGTGTTTACCCTTGGCAGCACCCATTGGCTTCCTTCAATAAAATCAGACACTATTGCTTTCAGCCTGCGAAAAATCATAGGGTCCAAAGGAACAATCTCAGAAATTTTTATATCCCCAAGCCAATAgtctttttaaaatttgattgaTTGACCATCACCAAGAATTCATCTTTTTGATAATAAAATCCCAAACTCTAAGGATGATGTAGAGATTTTTCAGATGCACCAATAACCTAGCCCAATAAGCCCACAAGCCTAAGCCAAAGGATTGAAGCTGGAAATAAAAATTGCAGTCCAAGATTTTGGGGTAACTTCATGGTGACACCTGTACAAACTCAGAGGGAACTACAAGTCGTGTCACATATGGATAGAAATGTTTAGAATTccattttccaacaaaaaaggcaatgtatcattttttattttgtagaaGAATGTATAGCCATTTTGGTAAGTTGTGTTTGGGTTG of Macadamia integrifolia cultivar HAES 741 unplaced genomic scaffold, SCU_Mint_v3 scaffold90, whole genome shotgun sequence contains these proteins:
- the LOC122070367 gene encoding uncharacterized protein LOC122070367, coding for MKEILQGKQALSLRQEEEEKVKKRQKFWMMMDSPDLSLGPSQFVIPGSTDSLSSGSESNPSKKRKYCLDQFKREPMIQTSIELQLKDPLPSDWEQCLDLESGRMYYLNRSTLKKSWNWPKEQKLDLELNISSLSSSEEKRSSEILGGSKKSSSSSSNMVAVACLKCHLLVMLSRSSPSCPNCKYVHSLPNQQNPPPKVTTINSFDTLILLN